AATAGAATTAGTTTTTTCATGCAATTAAATTTAGGTTAGTAAATATTTTTAATAAAATTGAGATTAAAATAGGGTACAGCCAACAAACAATTAGCAACTGAGCAAGCTGGTCTAGTATCTGTCTTGTTTTCCCTAGTAATCGTCTATAACATACTATTAAAAGAAACTCCGATAATGCTCATATTAAAAATGATATGACCCATCATCATATCATTCTTCAGTCCGAGCTTTTCAACAAAGTATTTTGAGCTTTCCTGCAAAGTTAAACTCTGATTTCCCCCATAACTTTGTCCACGCAAATAATGATACAAGCATGGAAAAGAAAGACCCAACTGTTTTAGGACCAAGATTAATATTAAATGATTATAAGGGAGCTGATGTAGAAGGAGAGGCCTTTGTAACCGACCATATCTTCAGCTATATCCTGCGGGGAAAACATGAGGTATGGCTTGGCAATAAAAAATATTCGTTTCAACAGGGAGATTTCAGATTCTTCAGAAGGAATCAGCTGGCTAAATACGTTAAAAATACCGGTACTGAGGGCTTTAAATCAATTGCTATCCATATTGACCAAACCACTTTAAAGGAAATGAGTCATCAATATGGGTGGATAGCTGATGAAATGAATTTGTCCGGAGAAGTGCTTTTGATCAGTCCCGACAATCTTCTCAAAGGATTTACAGAATCTCTGATTCCCTATCTGCAGGAGCCTGAAATTGATCATCATATTCTAATGTTAAAAACCCGGGAGCTGATCATATTACTGATCAAAAACAATCCACAGTTTAAGAATATCCTTTTTGATTTCAGAGAGCCGGGTAAAATTAATCTCGAGGCATTTATGAATAGTCATTACAGATATAATATCAGTATTGAACGTTTTGCTTTTCTTACAGGGAGAAGTCTGGCCGGATTCAAAAGAGATTTCGAGAAGCTTTTTCTGACGAGCCCCCGCAGGTGGCTCGTCAGAAAAAGACTGGAGGATGCTCAATATCAGATAGAGGAAAAAGGAAAAAGGCCTTCTGATATATACCTGGATCTGGGATTCGAAGATCTTTCTCATTTTTCATATGCTTATAAAAAAGCGTTTGGGTACGCTCCCAATAAAAAATAATATCAATAAAAACCAATACAATAATAATGGATATACAATTAAAAGGAAAAAGAGCATTAATTACAGGTTCAAGCTCCGGCCTCGGCGAAGCTATTGCAAAAATGCTAGCAAGTGAAGGTGCTATGGTAATTATCCATGGCCGTGATAAAAGCCGTGCCGAGAACGTTGCAAAAGCGATAATCGATAAAGGAGGGTCTGCAGAAATTGCGATAGGGGATCTTTCAACTGATGAAGGAGCAGATCAGGTAGCCGCCGAAGCACTCCAGTCTGGAAAGATAGATATCCTGATTAATAATGCAGGTGCAACTTCCCATAAGTCCTGGGGTGAAGCGACAGCCGATGACTGGCTGGATATTTACAATACAAATGTAGTTTCATATGTACGGATGATTCAACGTATTGTGCCACAGATGAAAAATCTGGGTTGGGGAAGGGTAGTCCATATCGGAGGAGGCCTTGGCATACAACCGATTAAAGAGCAGCCTCATTACAATGCAACCCTGGCCGCCCGTCATAATATGTCTGTTTCGCTTGCCAGAACACTAAAAGATACCGGCATCACATCAAATGTGGTGTCGCCGGGTGCCATTATCAATCCAATGGTGGAAGACTGGCTCAAAAATGCAGCCCCAAAATTTAATTGGGGAACAGATATGGAGGAGATCAAGTACAAAGCTGTCCAGGAGCTTATCCCGAATGACACAGGAAGATTTGGTGAACCCGAAGAGATTGCCGGAGCCGTAGTATACCTTTGCAGTCGTTTTGCCGACTACATCAGTGGTTCTGTTCTTCGGGTAGACGGCGGTACAATACGTTGCCTGTAAATAATAAAATCCGGCAGACCCGAGTGATCTGCCGGATCAGTAGAATTCATTTGATGCATAATACATCGGTTCTTTTAGACATTTACAGAAAATTATTGAAATAAAAAGGAGACCTTCTGGTCTCCTTTTCTTTATATTTAAAAGCTAACTACCAGTAATTTGCATTTCAAAAAGTCAAATAAACCCCGGATAGCCCTTAGATCAAAAATGTTTTTTACGTAAAACATTTTTATAGAAAAAATGAATATTTTTAAATAAATTAGAGCTTTCCACGATACAAGATTTAACCCTTCAATCATGAGCCTGAATTTTAAAAAAAATACGCTGAAAAAAATACTAATTCCGCTTTTAATAATAGCTTTTTTATTTTTAGTTGGTGCCCTTTATCAAAAGAAGGTGCGGTATAATTTAGTCACCATTTCAGAAAACAAGGTGTACAATTCAGGAGTTATTCCTCCTGACAAATTACCGGAGGTATTAAAGAGTCACAATATAAAAACGGTTATTGACCTACGGGATGGCCTGCAGCAAACGGAACTCAACCCGGAAACAAAGAAACAGGTAAATGCGGAAGAAAATGCCGTAGATAAGCTTTCAGGTATTCACTATTTCAATTTGCCCACCGATCAGATTCCCCAGGACAGCACGGTAAAAAAGTTTTTATCTATTATGGATAACCCTAAAAATTATCCTGTTTTGATCCATTGTCATCATGGTGTTGGGCGTTCCCGTTTATTCAGCTCACTATACAGAATTGAATATGAAAATTTCACCAACGAAGAGGCGAGAGCAAATGCCCGTTTCCTTTGGGAGTTCGGTAGTAATTTCTCTAAAAATTCGGACAAAGGAACTTATCTGTTGAATTACAAGAAAAGAACATCAGGCAAAAAACTGGATTCTTTATAAGAGATAAAATAATATATCCAACAAACTGAATAAAAATTAAATATAATGAAGTACTACCATGTAGATGTTTTCTCAAAAAAGAAATTTTCTGGAAACGGATTGACCATTTTTGAGATTAATGAGGAATTTGATAAAAAGAGCATGCATATTCTAACGCAGGAAATGAAGCAATTTGAAAGTATCTTTTATTATAAAATCAATCCGAACACTTTCAGAGCATACATATTTACAGTTGAAGAAGAGCTGGATTTTGCAGGACACCCCATAATCGGCTTGTCTGCAATGCTTCACGATCTTTATTCCCCGGAAAAGGAGAGAAACAGCTGGACTATTGAGCTTAATGAAAAGCCGGTTGTTGTGGAAACAACAAAAAAACCCAACTATTATTCAGCAAGAATGAATCAGGGAATTCCGGAATTTAAAACGGTATTAAGAAAAGAACAAGAAAATGAATTTTTAAGCTATTTAAATCTGAGCATGGAGGACAAATTCGGAGAATTTCCATTTCAGGTGGTTTCTACAGGTTTACCTTACTTAATAGTTCCTGTAAAAGCCAGTGCATTAGGCAAATCAAAAATTATAATTCCTGATTTAGAAGTTAAGCTTAATGAAATTGGTGCCAAATTCATATTTGTTCTGGATGTTATCGGGAAGCAGGGGAGAACCTGGGATAATCAGGGTTGGGTAGAAGATGTTGCCACAGGAAGCTCAGCTGGTCCTGTAGGTGCCTACTTAGTTGGGAATAAAATTGCAGAAATAAATAGCGAAATCATTATTGAGCAAGGGCATTTTTTGGGAAGACCAAGCCAGATTAAAGTTATAGTCACCGGTGAAAATGAACAAATGGATCATATTTTTGTAGAAGGGGATGTCTG
The sequence above is drawn from the Chryseobacterium daecheongense genome and encodes:
- a CDS encoding AraC family transcriptional regulator, whose amino-acid sequence is MEKKDPTVLGPRLILNDYKGADVEGEAFVTDHIFSYILRGKHEVWLGNKKYSFQQGDFRFFRRNQLAKYVKNTGTEGFKSIAIHIDQTTLKEMSHQYGWIADEMNLSGEVLLISPDNLLKGFTESLIPYLQEPEIDHHILMLKTRELIILLIKNNPQFKNILFDFREPGKINLEAFMNSHYRYNISIERFAFLTGRSLAGFKRDFEKLFLTSPRRWLVRKRLEDAQYQIEEKGKRPSDIYLDLGFEDLSHFSYAYKKAFGYAPNKK
- a CDS encoding SDR family oxidoreductase — protein: MDIQLKGKRALITGSSSGLGEAIAKMLASEGAMVIIHGRDKSRAENVAKAIIDKGGSAEIAIGDLSTDEGADQVAAEALQSGKIDILINNAGATSHKSWGEATADDWLDIYNTNVVSYVRMIQRIVPQMKNLGWGRVVHIGGGLGIQPIKEQPHYNATLAARHNMSVSLARTLKDTGITSNVVSPGAIINPMVEDWLKNAAPKFNWGTDMEEIKYKAVQELIPNDTGRFGEPEEIAGAVVYLCSRFADYISGSVLRVDGGTIRCL
- a CDS encoding dual specificity protein phosphatase family protein encodes the protein MSLNFKKNTLKKILIPLLIIAFLFLVGALYQKKVRYNLVTISENKVYNSGVIPPDKLPEVLKSHNIKTVIDLRDGLQQTELNPETKKQVNAEENAVDKLSGIHYFNLPTDQIPQDSTVKKFLSIMDNPKNYPVLIHCHHGVGRSRLFSSLYRIEYENFTNEEARANARFLWEFGSNFSKNSDKGTYLLNYKKRTSGKKLDSL
- a CDS encoding PhzF family phenazine biosynthesis protein, producing the protein MKYYHVDVFSKKKFSGNGLTIFEINEEFDKKSMHILTQEMKQFESIFYYKINPNTFRAYIFTVEEELDFAGHPIIGLSAMLHDLYSPEKERNSWTIELNEKPVVVETTKKPNYYSARMNQGIPEFKTVLRKEQENEFLSYLNLSMEDKFGEFPFQVVSTGLPYLIVPVKASALGKSKIIIPDLEVKLNEIGAKFIFVLDVIGKQGRTWDNQGWVEDVATGSSAGPVGAYLVGNKIAEINSEIIIEQGHFLGRPSQIKVIVTGENEQMDHIFVEGDVCKIAQGEVFI